The Amycolatopsis coloradensis sequence GCGCTGACCGTGCAGTCCAGTGAAGCCGCGCTGCTGGTGCTCGGCCGGAGCGATCACGGCGATCTCCGGCGCCTGCTGCTGGGCTCGGTCAGTGACGACGCGTTGCACCACGCGCACTGCCCGGTGGCGGTGGTCCGCGCCCAGTCGGTCGGCTGAGCACCGAGTGTCACGAAGAGGTCAGTTCTCCGAGTGTTCGCTGCGAAACTCGCAGTTCAGCGGCCAGCAAGAGGCCGCCCGTACGAGCCTGCGCGAGCGCGTAGCCGACCTCGGAGACCTTGTCCCAAGCCTGCCGCGGCGTGTCACCCGCACCCACCTGGCCGTCCAGCAGGCTCTCTTCGAGCTGTTCCTGCAAGCCCGGCAGGACGTTGGCGAGGTCGTCGGCGAGCCGCTGTAACGCCCCGATGGTGCGGCAGAGGTCGGCGGGCGAGGCGGGCTCGTCGTCTCGCAGCCTGTTGTACAGGCGGCGCACGACCGTCCCGGCCTGTGCGGCCAGCAGGTACGGCGGCTCCTCCGACTTCGGACTCATGCCCTGAAGTACCCCGTCCACGACCTGCGAAAACAAGTTTGTGCCGAACGAGCCGGGGGTATCAGCGGCTGTGAACAAGGACGTACTCACCTTCGGAATCGAGGAAGAATTCTTCGTGGTGGACCGGGCCGGTCACCTTTCCCCGGCAGGCGGCGCCGTCGTCGACGCCGCGGACGAAGAACAGGGCGAACTCCAGCAGGAGCTCACCCGCTCCCAGGCCGAATCGGCCACCGGCATCTGCACGACCCATGACGAGGCGGAGCGACAGCTGTCGACGATGCGGGCGGAACTGGCCGAGGCCGCCGCCCGGCGGAGCTGCCGCCTGCTGCCCAGCGGCAGCGCACCGCTCGCGGAGACGGCCTTGCCCGCCATCACCCCGAATCCGCGTTACGAACGGATGTCCGAACATTTCGGGGCGACCGCCCGGACGTCACACACCTGCGGCTGTCACGTCCACATCGCCGTCCCCGACCGGGAAACCGGGATCCGGGTGATCAACCGGGTCCGGCCCTTCCTGCCCGCGCTGCTGACCTTGACCGCCAATTCCGCGATCTGCGACGGGTACGACACCGGGTACGCCAGCTGGCGGTATCAGCAGTGGAACCGCTGGCCCTCGGCAGGCTCGCCGCCGCTGTTCACCTCGCTGGACCACTACGAAAGCGTCGTCGACGCCTGGCTCCGGGCGGGCGCCATCCTCGATCGCGCGATGGTCTATTGGGACGTGCGGCTTTCCGAGAAGCAGCCGACCGTGGAGTTCCGGCTCGGCGACGTCGCGGCCACGGCCGGCGAAGCGGTCCTGTTCGGGGTGCTGATCCGCGGGCTGGTCGGCACGATCCTCGCGACGGAGGAGCACCCGCCGAATCTGTCCAACGAGGTCCTTCGGGCGCAGATCTGGCGCGCGTCCCGGGAAGGACTCTCCGGCCGCTGCCCGCATTTCCGGACCGGCGACCTCGCCCCGGCGAGCGACGTGCTCGACGAGGTCGTCACCTTCGCGGCCGGTGCCCTCGAAGAGACGGGTGACCTCGATTTCGTCCGCGACGGCTGCGCCCGGCTCACCGCCGAAGGCAGCGGGGCGGACCGGCAACGGGCCCGGTTCGAGAAGCGGCAACGCGCGGAGGACGTCGTGGACCTGCTGGCGGTCCGCCCCGAACTCGCGTGATTGGAGGCGGAACTCACGAGTTACGGCTGTACGCACGCGAGTTACGGCGTCAGGTCCGGCCCAGTTCCGGCGGGCGGCGCAAGGGGCCCCAGTCCGCATCGTGCCGGGCCCTGTCCCGCAACAGATCGCGAGCTTCGCCGAGGACGGCGGTGGAGATCCGGCCGGCCGGTTCGGGATCGGTCAGCAGCGGCTCGTTGTCCGGACCGGAGCCCACGATCCGGCCCGCCAGTACCCAGGGCTTGGTCTCGCGACGGCGTTCGTGCCGGAGGTGGCAGTAGTCGTAAAGCCGCCTGGCCAGCCAGAGTTCGAGCGGCTGATCGCGCCACCATGGTTCGGGATCGAGGGGGTTCACCGAGAGTCCCGGCAGTTCCGCGCCGGTGAGTTCGTCCCGGCTCGTGCCGGGACGATGTTCGGGAGTCGGCGCCCACCGGACGTACAGGCCTTGCCGCCGCCGGACCAGCGCGGCGAGTTCCCCCAGTGACTCCAACTGCTGCATCGCACGCTCCCAAGCGAAGGATGGACACGGTGACCGGCGCGCCGGCGTCCCTGCCCCGCCGGGGTTGCCCACGCCGGTCCACCTCACGGCCTGCGGACGTACAACCTCGCTACGCCGGCCGTTGCCTTCCGGTTACCCGCTCTTCACGCGGCTACACCGATTTCACCAGAGCCCGGTCCACGAGATGCGCGATCCCCTCCAGAGCCAGCCTCGCTTCCGGGATCGAGGCCAGCATCCACGCGTGGATCATGCCCTCGTACTCGTGGTAGCTCAGCGGTACACCTTGCTCGGTGCACAACGTGTGGAGGCGCCGGGCGTCGGAAAGAAGGACGTCCTTGGTTCCGATGTAGACGGTCAGCGACCCGAGCCCCGAAAGGTCGCCGAACACCGGGCTGAGCCGGGGATCGGTACGCGGCAACTGGCCACTGTAGAGCCTGGCGGCCTCGGTGAGGCCGGTGAGCGCGAGATACGGGTCGCGCTCGTCCAGCGCGGGTTGCGCCGGATGGCTCATCGTCAGGTCCAGCCACGGCGACAACAGGACCGTCTCCTTGGGCACCGGCCTGCCTTCGTCCCGCAGCGCCTTGGTGAGAGCGAGCGCGACCCCCGCACCGGCGGAGTCCCCCATCACGATCTGCTCCTCCGGGTCGACTCCCGTGGAGAACTCGTCGTACGCGCGACGGACGAACGCGGTGGTCTCGGGGCACTGGTGCTCCGGGGCCAGCGGGTAGATCGGCACGGTGACCGAGCAGCCGGTGCGGTCGATCAGCCGTCCGAAGAACCGCCAGTGATCGTGCTGGATCTGGTGCACATAGGCACCACCGTGGAAGTACAGCACCTTCCTGCCGTCCCCGCGGCCGCGCGGCTTGATGGTGTAGCAGGGTCGTCCGTCCACTTCGGACCGGCTGACGTCGAACCGGCGCCTGATCGAGCGGATCGGCCCCCGATCTCCCTTCGCCTGGCTGCTTTCGATGCTCCGCCGGAAGCGGTCGAGGTCGGCGTAGGTGCGCTTCCGGCCAGTGAGGCGCAGCCACGCGAGCAGCGACTTCGCCGGAAGACTCAGCTTAGACTTGATCACGGGGAACCGTCCGATACCAGTTGCGGGAGAACGTCCTTCGCTCCCCTTCGTAGGCGTCGAGCTGTGCGTCGATCACGAACTCGGTGGGAGTGCAGGACACCCGGGTGCGGGTCTCGGACCTCGCTTCCCAGTCACCGCGGGCGAAGGTCATCGACCAGGCCGTCTCCGCCACCGGGGAACAGAAGTCGTCGGCCACCCACGAGTAGCGTTCGAAGACGTTCCTGGTGACGTCGAGATCGATGTCGTCGAACCGGACCTTGCCCTCGTTCTTGACGATGTCGAGCGCGGACCGGTAGTCGATCAGGTCCCGGGAGACGGTCCAGCGCTGTTCACCGGGCTCGATTTGGGTCGCGGGCAACGGTTCGGTCCCTTCAGGTTCGCCGAACGGCCGTGCCGGGACCTCGTCCGCCTCCGCCATCGGCCGCACCGGCAGCGTGAGCGCGCTCTGTCCCGTGTGGACGGTCACCATCGCCGGTTCCGGCGGCGGCCACGCCAGCGGCCAGTACGACGACGAGATCGACAGCCGGATGCGGTGCCCGGCGGGGAACGCCTGTGCGACGGCGTTGAGCTCGACGCGCACCCGGTACCGCTTGCCCGGTTCGAGCGGCTTCGGCTCGTCGTGCCCGTCCCGGTGGGTCAGGTTCAGCAGCCCGTAGGTCACGCGCGTGGCCCTGCCGTCCGGGGCGACGTCGGACAGCCGGACGGCGACCTGTGCCACCGGTTTGTCCGCGGAGACCTCCAGGTCCACCACCGGTGAGCCGAGGACTTCACACGGCTCGGTGAGTTCGTCGGTGTCGAAGACGAGCGAGCCGCCGTCCTCCTCCCGCTGGTCGTACGGAAGGTCGGGTGGAGCGCTGTAGGAAGCCCACTTCCCGGCGAACTGGCCGACCGAAAGCGGCGACTCCACCGACAGGTTCTCCACCGGGACCTCCTCGCCAGGACGGGCGATCCGGTGCCGGGCGAGCCGGTGCTCGGACGGGCGCACATGCGGCGAAGGCCAGGTCGGCTCGCCCACCCAGCGGCCGGGACGGTCCTCGTACGAAGTCGACGGCGGCACGCTGTCCTGCATCCAGGTCTGGAGCATCGGCCCGTCCATGACGCCGTTCTCGACGTCCTTCAGCCAGTGGTCCCACCAGCGGACCAGTTCCTGCAGATACCCGATGGCGGGGCCGGGCCGTCCGAGATGCGGGTACTTGTGGGACCACGGACCGATCAGCCCGCGCCGCGGCACGTCGAGATTGGCCAGCAGCCGCGAGACCGCGTTCGAGTACCCGTCCGCCCAGCCGCTGGAGGCGAGGACCGGCACCCGTACGTCGCTGTAGTTCTCGCAGACCGACGCGTGCCGCCAGTAGTCGTCCCGGCGCTGATGACTCAGCCATTCACCGGCCCAGAGACTGCAATTCTCCAGCCGTTCGTGCCACAGCTCGCGCCACCGCTCACCCGCCAACGCGGGGTCGGGCGGCAACGTGGCGTAGGCGAACATCGTGGACGCTTCGGCGACGTTGTCCGAGAGCAGGCAACCGCCCATGTAGTGCATGTCGTCGGAGTAGCGATCGTCGGTGAACGACGAGATCGCGATCGCGGTCAGGCTCGGCGGCTTGCGCGCCGCCACCTGCAGCGCGGCGAACCCGCCCCACGAGATCCCCATCATGCCGGTCCGGCCGGAGCACCACGGCTGCGCGGCGATCCACTCCAGGACGTCCTCCGCGTCGAGTTGCTCCCGTTCGAGGTACTCGTCGGTGAGAACGCCCTCCGACTCCCCCGAGCCGCGGATGTCGACGCGGACGCAGGCGTAGCCATGCCCCGCGAGGTACGGGTGGTGCACCGAGTCCCGCACCGAGGTCAGGTCGCGGTGGCGGTACGGGATGTACTCCAGGATCGCTGGGACCGGCTCACCGTCCGAAGCGACCGGCCGCCAGATCCGGGCCGACAGCCGGACGCCGTCGGAGACCGGGATCCAGACGTGGTCCTCCTCGGTGATCTCGTACGGCAGCGAAGCCACCGTCCGCATGGGCTATCCCTCCTCGAAGTCGAACCGCAGCGCCTCGACGCACCGGCGGTACTTGCTCTCCATCTCCCGTTCGGTCTGCGCCGCCACGAAGACATGCGCGAGCTCGTAGCTGTAGCTGTCCTGTTCGGGCAGGTCGGAGAGCCGGATTCCCTTTTCGGCCACCGGCTCGATCTTCACCCCGGGGATCTCCGCCTCCAGGTCCGCGATCTCGCCGCGGGTGGGCACCCGGGTGACCAGCCCGTCGCGGAAGCGGCGGTAGTACCACTT is a genomic window containing:
- a CDS encoding glutamate--cysteine ligase; its protein translation is MNKDVLTFGIEEEFFVVDRAGHLSPAGGAVVDAADEEQGELQQELTRSQAESATGICTTHDEAERQLSTMRAELAEAAARRSCRLLPSGSAPLAETALPAITPNPRYERMSEHFGATARTSHTCGCHVHIAVPDRETGIRVINRVRPFLPALLTLTANSAICDGYDTGYASWRYQQWNRWPSAGSPPLFTSLDHYESVVDAWLRAGAILDRAMVYWDVRLSEKQPTVEFRLGDVAATAGEAVLFGVLIRGLVGTILATEEHPPNLSNEVLRAQIWRASREGLSGRCPHFRTGDLAPASDVLDEVVTFAAGALEETGDLDFVRDGCARLTAEGSGADRQRARFEKRQRAEDVVDLLAVRPELA
- a CDS encoding DUF6098 family protein; the encoded protein is MQQLESLGELAALVRRRQGLYVRWAPTPEHRPGTSRDELTGAELPGLSVNPLDPEPWWRDQPLELWLARRLYDYCHLRHERRRETKPWVLAGRIVGSGPDNEPLLTDPEPAGRISTAVLGEARDLLRDRARHDADWGPLRRPPELGRT
- a CDS encoding alpha/beta hydrolase, whose translation is MIKSKLSLPAKSLLAWLRLTGRKRTYADLDRFRRSIESSQAKGDRGPIRSIRRRFDVSRSEVDGRPCYTIKPRGRGDGRKVLYFHGGAYVHQIQHDHWRFFGRLIDRTGCSVTVPIYPLAPEHQCPETTAFVRRAYDEFSTGVDPEEQIVMGDSAGAGVALALTKALRDEGRPVPKETVLLSPWLDLTMSHPAQPALDERDPYLALTGLTEAARLYSGQLPRTDPRLSPVFGDLSGLGSLTVYIGTKDVLLSDARRLHTLCTEQGVPLSYHEYEGMIHAWMLASIPEARLALEGIAHLVDRALVKSV
- a CDS encoding CocE/NonD family hydrolase, with translation MRTVASLPYEITEEDHVWIPVSDGVRLSARIWRPVASDGEPVPAILEYIPYRHRDLTSVRDSVHHPYLAGHGYACVRVDIRGSGESEGVLTDEYLEREQLDAEDVLEWIAAQPWCSGRTGMMGISWGGFAALQVAARKPPSLTAIAISSFTDDRYSDDMHYMGGCLLSDNVAEASTMFAYATLPPDPALAGERWRELWHERLENCSLWAGEWLSHQRRDDYWRHASVCENYSDVRVPVLASSGWADGYSNAVSRLLANLDVPRRGLIGPWSHKYPHLGRPGPAIGYLQELVRWWDHWLKDVENGVMDGPMLQTWMQDSVPPSTSYEDRPGRWVGEPTWPSPHVRPSEHRLARHRIARPGEEVPVENLSVESPLSVGQFAGKWASYSAPPDLPYDQREEDGGSLVFDTDELTEPCEVLGSPVVDLEVSADKPVAQVAVRLSDVAPDGRATRVTYGLLNLTHRDGHDEPKPLEPGKRYRVRVELNAVAQAFPAGHRIRLSISSSYWPLAWPPPEPAMVTVHTGQSALTLPVRPMAEADEVPARPFGEPEGTEPLPATQIEPGEQRWTVSRDLIDYRSALDIVKNEGKVRFDDIDLDVTRNVFERYSWVADDFCSPVAETAWSMTFARGDWEARSETRTRVSCTPTEFVIDAQLDAYEGERRTFSRNWYRTVPRDQV